The Agromyces mariniharenae genome includes a window with the following:
- the purN gene encoding phosphoribosylglycinamide formyltransferase, which yields MQKLVVLISGTGSNLRALLEASEDAEFPARVVAIGADREADGLLLGEEFGIPTFTVPFTAYPDRESWGEALIEQVRHWGPDLVILSGLMRLVPPAVVDAFSPHLINTHPAYLPEFPGAHGVRDAIAAGVDQTGASLIVVDNSVDGGPIIAQERVPVLPGDTESTLHDRIKPVERRLLIQAVLDIANSHLDLKELSRR from the coding sequence GTGCAGAAGCTCGTCGTGCTCATCTCGGGCACAGGCTCCAACCTCCGCGCCCTGCTCGAAGCCTCGGAAGACGCCGAGTTCCCGGCGCGCGTCGTCGCCATCGGCGCCGACCGCGAGGCGGACGGCCTCCTCCTGGGCGAGGAGTTCGGCATCCCGACCTTCACGGTCCCGTTCACGGCCTACCCCGACCGCGAGTCGTGGGGCGAGGCGCTCATCGAGCAGGTGCGTCACTGGGGGCCCGACCTCGTCATCCTCTCGGGCCTGATGCGCCTCGTGCCGCCCGCCGTGGTCGACGCGTTCTCGCCGCACCTCATCAACACGCACCCCGCGTACCTGCCCGAGTTCCCCGGGGCGCACGGCGTGCGCGACGCGATCGCCGCCGGCGTCGACCAGACGGGGGCGAGCCTCATCGTCGTCGACAACTCGGTCGACGGCGGGCCCATCATCGCGCAGGAGCGCGTGCCGGTGCTGCCGGGCGACACCGAGTCGACCCTGCACGACCGCATCAAGCCCGTCGAGCGCCGCCTGCTCATCCAGGCCGTGCTCGACATCGCCAACTCGCATCTCGACCTGAAGGAACTGAGCAGAAGATGA
- the purH gene encoding bifunctional phosphoribosylaminoimidazolecarboxamide formyltransferase/IMP cyclohydrolase: MSSGRSIDPTLYRERDRVPVRRALVAVSDKRGLVELATALVDAGVEIVSTGGTSAAIAEAGLPVTQVASVTGYPEHLDGRVRTLHPAVHSGLLADLRLEHHERELAELAIKPYELVIVNLYPFAETVAAGASPNEAVEQIDIGGPAMVRASAKNHANVAVVVSPDRYDEVVEAVRGGGTTLAQRRELAREAFRHTATYDIAVASYLGSVVAPDQAVDVSPFPAWVGGSWTKTADLRYGENSHQRAALYASQGGRPGIAQAVQLHGKEMSYNNYVDADAAVRAAFDFDEPAVAIIKHANPCGIAVATPGTSDPIADAHRRAHECDPVSAFGGVIAANRTVTLGMAETVSGIFTEVLVAPAFEAEAVELLTQKKNIRLLTLPEGFSPTAVELRQVSGGMLLQQADRRFASSAEWTLAAGEPADEETLADLDFAWRACRAVKSNAILLASGGASVGVGMGQVNRVDSCKLAVERAGDRAAGSVAASDAFFPFADGLQILIDGGVRAVVQPGGSVRDEEVVAAANAAGITMYFTGERHFFH; encoded by the coding sequence ATGAGCAGCGGCCGATCGATCGACCCGACCCTCTACCGGGAACGCGACCGAGTGCCCGTGCGCCGTGCGCTCGTCGCAGTCAGTGACAAGCGCGGGCTGGTCGAGCTCGCGACGGCGCTCGTCGACGCGGGCGTCGAGATCGTGTCGACGGGGGGCACGAGCGCCGCGATCGCCGAGGCGGGGCTGCCCGTCACGCAGGTCGCCTCGGTCACCGGCTACCCCGAGCACCTCGACGGGCGCGTGCGCACGCTGCACCCCGCCGTGCACTCCGGGCTCCTCGCCGACCTGCGCCTCGAGCACCACGAACGCGAGCTCGCCGAGCTCGCCATCAAGCCCTACGAGCTCGTCATCGTGAACCTCTACCCGTTCGCCGAGACGGTGGCCGCCGGCGCCTCGCCGAACGAGGCGGTCGAGCAGATCGACATCGGCGGACCCGCCATGGTCCGCGCCTCCGCGAAGAACCACGCCAACGTGGCGGTCGTCGTCTCGCCCGACCGCTACGACGAGGTCGTCGAGGCGGTCCGCGGCGGCGGCACCACCCTCGCGCAGCGCCGTGAGCTCGCACGCGAGGCGTTCCGCCACACGGCGACCTACGACATCGCCGTCGCCTCCTACCTCGGCAGCGTCGTGGCGCCCGACCAGGCCGTCGACGTGTCGCCGTTCCCGGCCTGGGTCGGCGGGTCCTGGACGAAGACCGCCGACCTGCGCTACGGCGAGAACTCGCACCAGCGGGCGGCCCTCTACGCGTCGCAGGGCGGCCGCCCGGGCATCGCGCAGGCGGTGCAGCTGCATGGCAAGGAGATGTCGTACAACAACTACGTCGACGCGGATGCCGCGGTGCGCGCCGCCTTCGACTTCGACGAGCCCGCCGTGGCGATCATCAAGCACGCCAACCCGTGCGGCATCGCGGTCGCGACGCCCGGGACATCCGACCCGATCGCCGACGCCCACCGCCGCGCGCACGAGTGCGACCCGGTGTCGGCGTTCGGCGGCGTCATCGCCGCGAACCGCACCGTGACGCTCGGCATGGCCGAGACCGTGTCGGGCATCTTCACCGAGGTGCTCGTCGCGCCGGCGTTCGAGGCCGAGGCGGTCGAGCTGCTCACGCAGAAGAAGAACATCCGCCTCCTCACGCTGCCCGAGGGCTTCTCGCCGACCGCGGTCGAGCTCCGCCAGGTCTCGGGCGGGATGCTGCTGCAGCAGGCTGACCGGCGGTTCGCGTCCTCGGCGGAGTGGACGCTCGCCGCCGGCGAACCCGCCGACGAGGAGACCCTCGCCGACCTCGACTTCGCGTGGCGCGCCTGCCGGGCCGTCAAGTCGAACGCGATCCTGCTCGCCTCCGGCGGCGCGTCCGTCGGCGTCGGCATGGGACAGGTGAACCGCGTCGACTCGTGCAAGCTCGCAGTGGAGCGCGCGGGCGACCGGGCCGCGGGCTCGGTCGCGGCATCCGATGCGTTCTTCCCGTTCGCCGACGGGCTGCAGATCCTCATCGACGGCGGCGTGCGCGCGGTCGTGCAGCCCGGCGGATCCGTGCGCGACGAGGAGGTCGTCGCGGCCGCGAACGCGGCCGGCATCACCATGTACTTCACCGGGGAGCGGCACTTCTTCCACTGA
- a CDS encoding Glu/Leu/Phe/Val dehydrogenase family protein, producing MTITHAPATPAAEVSAALPTEAPEHERVLITRGPRSGLTIIVAVHSTRLGQALGGARVWRYGHWTDALADALRLSQAMTLKNAAAGLARGGGKSVVCIPSGVTLDEQTTIAAMLDLGDAVESLDGAYMTAEDVGTSAELMAVVAERTAHVCGLPPEQGGVGEPADATAAGVYASILATLGHVFGSNDVTGRHFVVAGLGQVGGRLARSLAAAGARLTVTDVAESKRALAEELGATWVAPDQAHLVEADVFVPCGLGGVLTHEVVDALRVRAVVGAANNQLASRDVAARLTERRIVWAPDFVANAGGVIYLDVASAPDADQAALDARIAGIGDTVASVLRSAEEHGTTTLAAAERLARARLDAAR from the coding sequence ATGACGATCACCCACGCCCCGGCCACCCCTGCAGCCGAGGTCAGCGCAGCACTTCCCACCGAGGCCCCCGAGCACGAGCGCGTGCTCATCACCCGCGGTCCCCGCTCCGGCCTCACCATCATCGTCGCCGTGCACTCCACGCGCCTCGGCCAGGCCCTCGGCGGCGCGCGCGTCTGGCGCTACGGCCACTGGACCGACGCCCTCGCCGACGCCCTGCGCCTCTCGCAGGCCATGACCCTCAAGAACGCCGCGGCCGGCCTCGCGCGCGGCGGCGGCAAGTCCGTCGTCTGCATCCCCTCGGGCGTCACGCTCGACGAGCAGACCACCATCGCCGCGATGCTCGACCTCGGCGACGCCGTCGAGTCGCTCGACGGCGCCTACATGACCGCCGAAGACGTGGGCACGAGCGCGGAGCTCATGGCCGTCGTCGCCGAGCGCACCGCGCACGTGTGCGGCCTCCCGCCCGAGCAGGGCGGCGTCGGCGAGCCCGCCGACGCGACCGCCGCGGGCGTCTACGCCTCGATCCTCGCGACCCTCGGGCACGTGTTCGGGTCGAACGACGTGACGGGTCGCCACTTCGTCGTCGCCGGCCTCGGCCAGGTCGGCGGCCGCCTCGCGCGCAGCCTCGCCGCCGCGGGCGCCCGGCTCACGGTGACGGATGTCGCGGAGTCGAAGCGTGCGCTCGCCGAGGAGCTCGGCGCCACGTGGGTGGCGCCCGACCAGGCGCACCTCGTCGAGGCCGACGTGTTCGTGCCCTGCGGCCTCGGCGGCGTGCTCACGCACGAGGTCGTCGACGCGCTGCGCGTGCGCGCGGTGGTCGGCGCGGCGAACAACCAGCTCGCCTCGCGCGACGTCGCCGCCCGCCTCACCGAGCGTCGCATCGTGTGGGCGCCCGACTTCGTGGCCAACGCCGGCGGCGTGATCTACCTCGACGTCGCGAGTGCGCCCGACGCCGACCAGGCGGCGCTCGACGCCCGGATCGCGGGCATCGGCGACACCGTGGCATCCGTGCTGCGGTCGGCCGAGGAGCACGGCACGACGACGCTCGCGGCCGCCGAGCGACTCGCCCGCGCTCGCCTCGACGCCGCGCGCTGA
- the ddaH gene encoding dimethylargininase produces MTSPAATPPPAPARFRPAPTTGRRVLAVLTSAAVVAVSAMVVALFSFFVGNGQDPRIFSQLVPHFALVALITWLLLSIANALGATRAWFLALITGLTSSCLAALLATTVTAAGAGNPLSAQLYLFVVGSLVSLNLVFILAATAAEVFLAPKVLRGILRYAPNRAPRRMALVRIPASNLDEAELTHRDRLPVDKELADEQWDNYCAALLAEGWETLEVDAAPELADSVFVEDTVVLFGDLAVITSPGAESRRPEIEAAERTVRAIPGLTVQRIELPGTLDGGDVLKVDSTVYVGASSRTNAEGIRQLRSLLTPHGYSVVAVPVTKALHLKSTMTALPDGTIIGDPDLVDVPSLFPRFLPVPEPEGVAVVELSPESLLMSSAAPKTAAMLADLGYRVVTVDIGEFEKLEGCVTCLSVRVR; encoded by the coding sequence ATGACGTCCCCCGCCGCCACGCCCCCGCCCGCCCCTGCCCGGTTCCGGCCGGCGCCGACCACGGGGCGGCGGGTGCTGGCGGTGCTCACGTCGGCCGCCGTGGTGGCCGTCTCGGCGATGGTCGTCGCGCTGTTCTCGTTCTTCGTCGGCAACGGTCAAGACCCCAGGATCTTCTCGCAGCTCGTCCCGCACTTCGCGCTCGTCGCGCTCATCACGTGGCTCCTGCTGTCGATCGCGAACGCGCTCGGCGCGACGCGAGCGTGGTTCCTCGCGCTCATCACCGGCTTGACGTCGTCGTGCCTCGCGGCGCTGCTCGCCACTACCGTGACCGCCGCCGGCGCCGGCAACCCGCTGTCGGCGCAGCTGTACCTGTTCGTGGTCGGCTCGCTCGTGAGCCTCAACCTCGTGTTCATCCTCGCGGCGACCGCGGCCGAGGTGTTCCTCGCGCCGAAGGTGCTTCGCGGCATCCTGCGCTACGCCCCGAATCGCGCACCGCGGCGCATGGCGCTCGTGCGCATCCCAGCGTCGAACCTCGACGAGGCAGAGCTGACGCATCGCGATCGCCTCCCGGTCGACAAGGAGCTCGCCGACGAGCAGTGGGACAACTACTGCGCCGCACTGCTCGCCGAGGGCTGGGAGACGCTCGAGGTCGATGCGGCCCCAGAGCTCGCCGACTCGGTGTTCGTCGAGGACACCGTCGTGCTCTTCGGCGACCTCGCCGTGATCACGAGCCCCGGCGCGGAGTCGCGACGCCCAGAGATCGAGGCGGCCGAGCGCACCGTGCGCGCCATCCCGGGACTCACCGTGCAGCGCATCGAGCTGCCGGGCACGCTCGACGGCGGCGACGTGCTGAAGGTCGACTCCACGGTGTACGTCGGCGCGTCGAGCCGTACGAACGCCGAGGGCATCCGCCAGCTGCGCAGCCTGCTCACGCCGCACGGCTACTCCGTGGTCGCCGTGCCGGTGACGAAGGCGCTGCACCTGAAGAGCACGATGACCGCGCTGCCCGACGGCACGATCATCGGCGACCCCGACCTGGTCGACGTGCCGAGCCTGTTCCCGCGGTTCCTGCCGGTTCCCGAGCCCGAGGGCGTGGCCGTCGTCGAGCTGTCGCCCGAGTCCCTGCTCATGTCGTCGGCGGCGCCGAAGACCGCCGCGATGCTCGCCGACCTCGGCTATCGCGTCGTCACGGTCGACATCGGCGAGTTCGAGAAGCTCGAGGGCTGCGTCACGTGCCTGTCGGTGCGCGTGCGGTAG
- a CDS encoding SRPBCC family protein — MSTTASDGVASTTRTTFSRSTRIAQHIDADAATVWRLLTTAAEIPRWNSTVVSLDGRIALGSKIKLVSTVDPSRTFSLKIKEFEPNSRLVLGNAMFLRTCSLSGEAGGTRVVVVERIGGPLYPFVARMIPPLDENFEQVAADLKKAAEAAAS; from the coding sequence ATGTCCACCACTGCATCCGATGGAGTCGCCTCCACGACCCGCACCACGTTCAGTCGCTCCACCCGCATCGCCCAGCACATCGACGCCGACGCCGCGACGGTATGGCGACTGCTGACCACTGCGGCAGAGATCCCGAGGTGGAACTCGACGGTCGTCTCGCTGGATGGCCGGATCGCGCTCGGCTCGAAGATCAAGCTCGTCTCGACAGTCGACCCGAGCCGCACGTTCTCGTTGAAGATCAAGGAGTTCGAGCCGAACTCGCGCCTGGTGTTGGGCAATGCGATGTTCCTCCGCACGTGCTCCCTCAGCGGCGAGGCGGGCGGCACGCGAGTGGTGGTCGTCGAACGCATCGGCGGTCCGCTCTACCCGTTCGTCGCCCGGATGATCCCGCCTCTGGACGAGAACTTCGAGCAGGTCGCCGCCGACCTGAAGAAGGCAGCGGAAGCCGCGGCGTCCTGA
- a CDS encoding ABC transporter ATP-binding protein → MTTLRAEAVSRVFETAGEAVPAVQDVSLEVRPGELLVVTGPSGAGKTTLLNLLGGLDRPTAGRVFLGDDELSALGEDELAAVRRDRLGYVFQSFGLIPVLSAAENVEVPLRLQRMPPAERDARVTESLELVGLGGHAAQRPYELSGGQQQRVGIARALAARPQLLLADEPTGQLDSGTAATVMDLIGELVHARGVAAVVTTHDAALVRRADRVLELHDGRTKAPAIT, encoded by the coding sequence ATGACCACCCTGCGCGCCGAAGCGGTGAGCCGCGTCTTCGAGACGGCCGGCGAGGCGGTGCCCGCCGTGCAGGACGTCTCGCTCGAGGTGCGCCCCGGCGAGCTCCTCGTCGTGACCGGCCCGTCGGGCGCGGGCAAGACCACGCTCCTCAACCTGCTCGGCGGCCTCGACCGGCCGACCGCGGGCCGCGTGTTCCTGGGCGACGACGAGCTGTCGGCACTGGGCGAGGACGAGCTGGCCGCGGTGCGTCGCGACCGCCTGGGCTACGTCTTCCAGTCGTTCGGGCTCATCCCCGTGCTGTCGGCGGCCGAGAACGTCGAGGTGCCGCTCCGGCTCCAGCGGATGCCGCCGGCCGAGCGCGACGCGCGCGTCACCGAGTCGCTCGAGCTCGTCGGCCTCGGCGGGCACGCGGCCCAGCGCCCCTACGAGCTCTCGGGCGGACAGCAGCAGCGCGTCGGCATCGCCCGGGCGCTGGCGGCCCGCCCGCAGCTGCTGCTCGCCGACGAGCCGACGGGCCAGCTCGACAGCGGTACGGCCGCGACCGTCATGGACCTCATCGGCGAGCTCGTGCACGCACGCGGCGTGGCGGCCGTCGTGACCACCCACGACGCGGCGCTCGTGCGCCGCGCCGACCGGGTGCTCGAGCTGCATGACGGGCGGACCAAGGCCCCCGCGATCACCTGA
- a CDS encoding ABC transporter ATP-binding protein, with amino-acid sequence MIGVAETTEPHILCTDLVRIFTADGVEVQALQGLNLRVDQGEMVAVVGASGSGKSTLLTILSGLDTATAGVARVAGHDLLTMNSRERVAYQRRTVGFVWQQTSRNLLPYLTAGENIALAMNVARTRRGAERAQRVDELLELTGVGEARDRRPGELSGGQQQRVAIAVALANAPLVLLADEPTGELDETTSASVLEAMRGVNEELGVTTLIVTHDPTVSGHVRRTVQIRDGRTSTEVLRSTRVDEHGAEQHVAEEFAVLDRVGRLQLPHEFVQDLALRDRVRLALEPDHVGVWPGHEGADVPSRRESSADMPPAASAPDPAPPHRGRHAAPASDDAPDSAPEEDR; translated from the coding sequence ATGATCGGCGTGGCCGAGACGACGGAACCGCACATCCTGTGCACCGACCTCGTGCGGATCTTCACCGCCGACGGGGTCGAGGTGCAGGCGCTGCAGGGCCTCAACCTCCGCGTCGACCAGGGCGAGATGGTCGCCGTCGTCGGCGCGTCGGGCTCGGGCAAGTCGACGCTGCTCACCATCCTGTCGGGGCTCGACACCGCCACGGCCGGTGTCGCCCGCGTCGCGGGCCACGACCTGCTCACCATGAATTCGCGCGAACGCGTGGCCTACCAGCGACGCACCGTCGGGTTCGTGTGGCAGCAGACCTCGCGGAACCTCCTGCCCTACCTCACGGCCGGCGAGAACATCGCCCTCGCGATGAACGTCGCGCGCACGCGCCGCGGTGCGGAGCGGGCACAGCGGGTCGACGAGCTGCTCGAGCTGACCGGGGTGGGCGAGGCGCGCGATCGGCGTCCCGGTGAGCTGTCGGGCGGGCAGCAGCAGCGCGTCGCCATCGCGGTCGCCCTCGCGAACGCGCCCCTCGTGCTGCTCGCCGACGAGCCGACCGGCGAGCTCGACGAGACCACCTCGGCGTCGGTGCTCGAGGCCATGCGCGGCGTCAACGAGGAGCTCGGCGTGACGACGCTCATCGTGACCCACGATCCGACGGTCTCGGGCCACGTGCGCCGCACGGTGCAGATCCGCGACGGCCGCACGTCCACCGAGGTGCTCCGCTCGACGCGCGTCGACGAGCACGGCGCCGAGCAGCACGTCGCGGAGGAGTTCGCGGTGCTCGACCGGGTCGGTCGCCTGCAACTCCCCCACGAGTTCGTGCAGGACCTCGCGCTCCGCGATCGGGTGCGGCTCGCGCTCGAGCCCGATCACGTGGGCGTGTGGCCGGGCCACGAGGGGGCGGATGTCCCGTCGCGACGCGAGAGCTCCGCTGACATGCCGCCCGCGGCATCCGCGCCCGACCCGGCACCGCCGCACCGCGGCCGCCATGCCGCCCCGGCATCCGACGACGCCCCCGACAGCGCACCCGAGGAGGACCGATGA
- a CDS encoding ABC transporter permease: protein MSGHRSHLSTPGLLRRQFLAGPGASIALAVLVLVGAFLATAVPRAVAALHDAALAEHLAQFPANELDLTTETRAHPDAGPSTGSTTLADDVDAVWGHQEDLLRGIRDRLPEPLHGITGEPLAALTIGPVRARVPGASPSSPEYRVMPGFDPRLREHVELTSGDWPTPVEGGLDGATPLDVVVIDAVADRMDWELGEVRTFGQGTLDQPIRLVGTAAPVDADAGIWTHVASALTPSVVDNGLAPPIITGVVFVDPGSWPAFAEVSLPTIMQAWIPVETGRIVAGETPELRGRLGEFSSAVHNLGSGDFTGFVATVGDVGFLSGLGEALGEAASAAAASDAVLATIASGPIGVMIAVLVLGGRVVFERRRTGLELAAARGAATGQLRGILGLEGLMIGVPAALVGGIAGTLAVAADAGPGGWLLVAAFAVTPAILLVASAPALSPLRRARADLGGARGGRFRWIVELVVVLLAAAAVVLLLRRGLSTSAAETGVDPLLAAVPLLLALVACIVVLRLYPLPLARLVRATGARSGLVPFLGSARALRDPSAGLVPVLAVVVGVSVAVFSAVLLGTVQSGVDRAADRQVGADAAVSGMPLTLAQLDEFRAVPGVEAIAPVYSTRGADLSLDGRPRSTTLIVVDAAEMRALQAGRADATPLPEALADATDDDGVPVLLSGIVDELVGQADTAELDGQSFRALGVVDGRTAYSPRANWVLMDRANAEPFTDTLVPRTVLVRFEPGADADAVTAALASIAGEGTTVTTPDDLAAELSGRPTAQGLVVGLVAAIVLASLLTALAIVLTLVVGRPARDRLLPLLATLGLGRRGEQALVAWEVGPVAVVAVVVGAALGVVLPVVVLQGVDLRAFTAGDAQPAIAYDPWLITAVLAGSMLVSVAAAWAAARIGSRVDAARAMRKEEEG from the coding sequence ATGAGCGGGCACCGTTCGCACCTGTCGACGCCCGGCCTGCTCCGCCGGCAGTTCCTCGCCGGACCCGGCGCCTCGATCGCCCTGGCCGTGCTCGTGCTCGTCGGGGCGTTCCTCGCCACCGCCGTGCCGCGGGCCGTCGCCGCGCTGCACGACGCGGCCCTCGCCGAGCACCTCGCGCAGTTCCCGGCGAACGAGCTCGACCTCACCACCGAGACGCGGGCGCACCCCGACGCCGGCCCGTCGACCGGGAGCACGACGCTCGCCGACGACGTCGACGCGGTCTGGGGGCACCAGGAGGACCTCCTCCGCGGCATCCGCGACCGACTGCCCGAGCCGCTGCACGGCATCACGGGCGAGCCGCTCGCCGCACTCACCATTGGGCCGGTTCGGGCCCGAGTGCCCGGCGCCTCGCCGAGCTCGCCCGAGTACCGGGTGATGCCCGGATTCGACCCGCGCCTGCGCGAGCACGTCGAGCTCACGTCGGGCGACTGGCCCACCCCCGTCGAGGGCGGACTCGACGGTGCGACGCCCCTCGACGTCGTGGTCATCGACGCCGTCGCCGACCGCATGGACTGGGAGCTCGGCGAGGTGCGCACGTTCGGCCAGGGCACGCTCGACCAGCCCATCCGGCTCGTCGGCACCGCCGCGCCCGTCGATGCCGACGCGGGCATCTGGACCCACGTGGCCAGCGCACTGACGCCGTCGGTCGTCGACAACGGGCTCGCCCCGCCGATCATCACGGGCGTCGTCTTCGTCGATCCGGGCTCGTGGCCCGCGTTCGCGGAGGTCAGCCTGCCGACGATCATGCAGGCGTGGATCCCCGTCGAGACCGGCCGGATCGTCGCCGGTGAGACCCCCGAGCTGCGCGGGCGACTGGGCGAGTTCTCGAGCGCCGTGCACAACCTCGGCTCCGGCGACTTCACCGGCTTCGTCGCGACGGTCGGCGACGTCGGCTTCCTGAGCGGCCTCGGCGAGGCGCTCGGCGAGGCCGCCTCCGCCGCGGCCGCGAGCGACGCCGTGCTCGCGACCATCGCGTCGGGTCCGATCGGCGTCATGATCGCCGTGCTCGTGCTCGGCGGCAGGGTGGTCTTCGAGCGACGCCGCACCGGGCTCGAGCTCGCCGCGGCGCGCGGCGCCGCGACCGGCCAGCTCCGCGGCATCCTCGGCCTCGAGGGGCTCATGATCGGCGTGCCCGCGGCCCTGGTCGGCGGCATCGCCGGCACCCTGGCCGTCGCCGCCGATGCCGGGCCGGGCGGGTGGCTGCTCGTCGCCGCGTTCGCCGTGACCCCCGCGATCCTGCTCGTCGCGTCGGCCCCGGCACTGAGCCCCCTGCGGCGCGCCCGTGCCGATCTCGGCGGCGCCCGCGGCGGCCGGTTCCGGTGGATCGTCGAGCTCGTCGTGGTGCTGCTCGCGGCGGCGGCCGTCGTGCTGCTCCTGCGGCGCGGTCTCTCGACGTCCGCAGCTGAGACCGGCGTGGACCCGCTCCTCGCGGCGGTGCCGCTGCTGCTCGCGCTCGTCGCCTGCATCGTGGTGCTCCGCCTCTATCCGCTGCCGCTCGCTCGCCTGGTCCGCGCCACCGGCGCCCGGTCGGGCCTCGTGCCGTTCCTCGGCTCGGCGCGGGCGCTGCGCGACCCGAGCGCGGGCCTCGTGCCGGTGCTCGCGGTCGTCGTCGGCGTCTCGGTCGCCGTGTTCTCGGCCGTGCTGCTCGGCACGGTGCAGTCCGGCGTCGATCGGGCCGCCGACCGGCAGGTCGGGGCGGATGCCGCGGTGTCGGGCATGCCGCTGACGCTCGCGCAGCTCGACGAGTTCCGCGCCGTGCCCGGGGTGGAGGCGATCGCCCCGGTGTACTCGACGCGCGGCGCGGACCTCTCGCTCGACGGCCGGCCGCGCTCGACGACCCTCATCGTCGTGGACGCCGCCGAGATGCGCGCCCTGCAGGCCGGCCGCGCCGACGCCACCCCCCTGCCCGAGGCCCTCGCCGACGCGACGGACGACGACGGCGTGCCGGTGCTCCTCTCGGGCATCGTCGACGAGCTCGTCGGGCAGGCCGACACGGCCGAGCTCGACGGCCAGTCGTTCCGCGCGCTCGGGGTGGTCGACGGGCGCACCGCGTACTCCCCGCGCGCCAACTGGGTGCTCATGGACCGTGCGAACGCCGAGCCGTTCACCGACACGCTCGTGCCGCGCACGGTGCTGGTGCGCTTCGAGCCCGGGGCCGACGCCGACGCGGTCACCGCCGCCCTCGCATCGATCGCGGGCGAGGGCACGACCGTGACCACGCCCGACGATCTCGCCGCAGAGCTGTCGGGCCGGCCCACCGCGCAGGGCCTGGTGGTGGGGCTCGTCGCCGCGATCGTGCTCGCGAGCCTGCTCACCGCCCTCGCGATCGTGCTCACCCTCGTGGTGGGGCGACCCGCCCGCGACCGGCTGCTGCCGCTGCTCGCGACGCTCGGCCTCGGGCGCCGCGGCGAACAGGCGCTCGTCGCCTGGGAGGTCGGGCCCGTGGCGGTCGTGGCGGTCGTCGTCGGCGCCGCGCTCGGCGTCGTGCTGCCCGTCGTCGTGCTGCAGGGCGTCGACCTGCGCGCGTTCACGGCCGGTGACGCGCAGCCGGCGATCGCGTACGACCCGTGGCTCATCACGGCGGTGCTCGCGGGTTCGATGCTCGTATCGGTGGCGGCCGCGTGGGCCGCCGCGCGCATCGGCAGCCGCGTCGACGCGGCTCGCGCGATGCGCAAGGAGGAGGAAGGATGA